The Sphingobacteriaceae bacterium genomic interval GTACGCCGTGCGGGTGTGCGTGGACGGCGCCGTCATCCCCGGGGTGGCCAACGTGGGCACCCGGCCCACCTTCACACCGGCGGCTGAGACCCCCATCCTGGAGGTCCACCTGCTGGACTGGGAAGGCGACTTGTACGACAAGGAAATCCGGGTGGCCTTCATCCGCCGCCTGCGGGACGAGATGCGCTTCCCCGGCGCCCAGGCCCTGCTGGACCAGGTGGCCCGGGACGTGGCGGCGGCCAAAGAGGCCCTGGCGGCGGCCCCGCCCGCCGATGAGAAATATTTGTGCCTGTTCCCTTAAATTGAGCCCTATGGGGCGGTGTGTTAGAATCGCTCTGTGAACCACGGGCGAGGATGGCCGTTGGCACCTCCCGCGCCGGTCAGTGCGCACGGTCTTCTTGGCCCGTCGGGGATAGCTTTAAGAGGAGGTGTAGCTTGTGGCTTTGCAGCCTGAAGTGAAAAGGGCGATCATTGAAGAGTTCCGGACCCACGAGCAGGACACGGGCTCGCCCGAAGTACAGGTGGCCATCCTGAGCCGGAAGATCCGGGACTTGACGGAGCACCTGCGGGTCCACAAGAAGGACCACCACTCCCGCCGGGGCCTGCTCAAGATGGTGGGCAAGCGCCGGCGCCTGCTCAACTACCTGCGGGACACGGAACCGGCTCGGTATCAAAGCTTGATTCAACGGCTGGGGCTGCGCCGTTAATACAGCTGGCCGGGGGCGGGGTTTTCCCGCCCTTTATCTTGGAGGGAGGCAGAGGTTTGGACCATTACACAAGCACAATAGACCTGGCCGGCCGTCCCCTGACGGTGGACATCGGCCGGGTGGCGCGGCAAGCCGGAGGTTCGGTTCTCATCAGGTACGGCGACACCGTCTGTCTCGTCACCGCCACCGCATCCCGGGAAGCCCGTCCCGACCTGGATTTCTTCCCCCTGCGGGTGGATTTTGAGGAGCGGCTGTATGCCGCCGGCCGCATTCCCGGCTCCTTCTTCCGCCGGGAAGGCAGACCTACCGAAAGAGCCATCCTGGCGGGCCGTCTCATCGACCGGCCCATCCGGCCCTTGTTCCCCGAGGGCATGCGCAACGATGTCCAGGTAATTTGCACGGTCCTCTCCTACGACGACGACCATCTACCCGAAATCGCCGGCATCATCGGCGCCTCTTTGGCCCTGCAGATCAGCCCCATCCCCTTCAACGGCCCCATGGCCGGGGTGTCGGTGGGCCTGGTGGATGGGCAGCTGATCATCAACCCGACCCATGACCAGCGGGATGCCAGCGATCTCCATATGGTGGTGGCCGGCACCCCCGATGCCGTGGTGATGATCGAGGCCGAGGCCAACCAGGTGCCCGAAAGCGTCATTTTGGACGCCATCGAAGCGGCCCACGTCCACATCAAGGAGCTTTGCCGCTGGCAGGTGGAGATCGCGGCCGCCATCGGGCAGGAAAAGATGGAGATCACCCGCTTCATCGTGCCCGACGAGATCAAGGAGGCCGTGGAGCAGGCCGCCCGGGACGAAATGCTGGCCGCCATGCGCCAGGCAGACAAGACCGCCCGGGAAGAAGCCATAAGCCAGGTGAAGGAAAAGTTCCAGGAAGAACTGCTGGAGCAGTTCCCTGAAGAGGAGAAGGCCATCAAGGCCGCCCTCAACGAACTGGAGCGCACCCTGCTGCGGGATTCCATCGTCCGGGAGGGCATCCGTCCCGACGGGCGCGGCCCCAGGGACATCCGCCCCATCTGGTGCCAGGTGGGCATGCTTCCCCGGGTCCACGGGGCCGGCCTGTTCACCCGGGGCCAGACCCAGGTGCTGACGGTGGCTTCCCTGGGCGCCGTGGGAGACCGGCAGATGCTGGACAGCCTGGGCCACATCGAGGAGTTCAAACGCTACATGCACCACTACAACTTCCCGCCCTACAGCGTCGGTGAGGTCCGGCCCATCTTCGGCCCCGGCCGGCGGGAAGTGGGGCACGGCGCCCTGGCGGAGCGGGCCCTGCTGCCCGTGCTGCCCGACGAGGAGACCTTCCCCTACACCATCCGCCTGGTGTCGGAGGTGCTGGAATCCAACGGCTCCAGCTCCATGGCCAGCGTCTGCGGCAGCACCTTGGCCCTGATGGACGCCGGCGTGCCCCTGGCGGCTCCCGTGGCGGGCATCGCCATGGGCCTCATCAAGGAAGGCGACCAGGTGGTGGTCCTCACCGACATCCTCGGCGTGGAAGACTTCCTGGGCGACATGGACTTCAAGGTGGCGGGCACCAGCCAAGGCATCACCGCCATCCAGATGGACACCAAGGTGGCCGGCCTCAGCCGGGCCATCATGGAGGAGGCCCTGGCCCAGGCCCGGGAAGGGCGCCTGTTCATCCTGGAGAAGATGGCCGAGGTCATCGCCGAGCCGCGGCCGGAACTGAGCCCCTACGCGCCCCGCATCATCGTCATGCAGATCGATCCCGACCGCATCCGGGACGTCATCGGCCCCGGCGGCAAGATGATCAACAAGATCATCAAGGAGTGCAAGGTGGAGATCGACATCGAGGACGACGGGCGGGTGTTCATCGCCTCCTACGATGCCGAGGGCGGCGCCCGGGCCAAGCAGTGGATCGAGCAGTTGACCCGGGAGGTGGAAGTGGGCGAGATCTTCCTGGGCCAGGTGACCCGCATGCTCAACTTCGGCGCCTTCGTGGAATTGTTCCCCGGCAAGGAAGGCCTGGTCCACATCTCCCAGTTGGCCAACGAGCGGGTGCCCCGGGTGGAGGACTTCGTCCAGGTGGGCGACACCATCGCCGTCAAGGTGGTGGAAATCGACGACATGGGCCGGGTGAACCTCTCCCGGCGGGATGTGGTGAACGCCGACCCGGGCATCCGGGAGCAGGAAAACATCACGGGCCCCATGGCCGCCCTGCTGGATGTGGAGCCCGGAGCCGTGCGTTCCCGGGCACCGGCCGACAACGGCCGCGGCGATGGACGGGGTCCCGGGCGCGGGCGCGGCCCCGGTGGACGCGGCCCCGGCGGGCGCGGTCCCGGCGGCAGGGGCGGGCGCCCCGGCGGTCCTCCCCGGAACCGGTGATGGGTTGAAAAAGGCAGAAGGGTAGCAAGGCAAACCTGACGAAATTACGGTGCGGCGTCCCCCGGCGAAGGGGGACATTGCATTTTCCCT includes:
- the rpsO gene encoding 30S ribosomal protein S15, producing the protein MALQPEVKRAIIEEFRTHEQDTGSPEVQVAILSRKIRDLTEHLRVHKKDHHSRRGLLKMVGKRRRLLNYLRDTEPARYQSLIQRLGLRR
- a CDS encoding polyribonucleotide nucleotidyltransferase — protein: MDHYTSTIDLAGRPLTVDIGRVARQAGGSVLIRYGDTVCLVTATASREARPDLDFFPLRVDFEERLYAAGRIPGSFFRREGRPTERAILAGRLIDRPIRPLFPEGMRNDVQVICTVLSYDDDHLPEIAGIIGASLALQISPIPFNGPMAGVSVGLVDGQLIINPTHDQRDASDLHMVVAGTPDAVVMIEAEANQVPESVILDAIEAAHVHIKELCRWQVEIAAAIGQEKMEITRFIVPDEIKEAVEQAARDEMLAAMRQADKTAREEAISQVKEKFQEELLEQFPEEEKAIKAALNELERTLLRDSIVREGIRPDGRGPRDIRPIWCQVGMLPRVHGAGLFTRGQTQVLTVASLGAVGDRQMLDSLGHIEEFKRYMHHYNFPPYSVGEVRPIFGPGRREVGHGALAERALLPVLPDEETFPYTIRLVSEVLESNGSSSMASVCGSTLALMDAGVPLAAPVAGIAMGLIKEGDQVVVLTDILGVEDFLGDMDFKVAGTSQGITAIQMDTKVAGLSRAIMEEALAQAREGRLFILEKMAEVIAEPRPELSPYAPRIIVMQIDPDRIRDVIGPGGKMINKIIKECKVEIDIEDDGRVFIASYDAEGGARAKQWIEQLTREVEVGEIFLGQVTRMLNFGAFVELFPGKEGLVHISQLANERVPRVEDFVQVGDTIAVKVVEIDDMGRVNLSRRDVVNADPGIREQENITGPMAALLDVEPGAVRSRAPADNGRGDGRGPGRGRGPGGRGPGGRGPGGRGGRPGGPPRNR